The following proteins are co-located in the Halarcobacter sp. genome:
- a CDS encoding transaldolase, translating into MSLKEDINFSLWCDFIERDFLENRFKKLIEEKIIYGATSNPAIFESSISNSVAYGQQLQMLQANEAKTIYEELAITDIKRAAELLNDLYIENQDDGFISIEVDPELCDDTQGTIEEGIRLNSLISSENVMIKVPATNAGYEAMKELTSQGINVNATLIFSPEQAISCAKALDEGIKLSNKDTKAVISIFVSRLDRLCDSELFAKGLKKGQLGVMNATKCYHEIEKFENTNIRTLFASTGVKGDDLEGSYYIDKLLYPNSVNTAPLATIDEWLENGQTEPSEIPSEEVCDKYFKTLADNKIDMKSNYAKLLEDGLAAFKDSFKDLLNKLQKD; encoded by the coding sequence ATGAGTTTAAAAGAAGATATAAATTTTTCACTTTGGTGTGATTTTATAGAAAGAGATTTTTTAGAGAATAGATTTAAAAAACTAATTGAAGAGAAGATTATTTATGGGGCGACTTCAAACCCTGCAATTTTTGAATCTTCAATCTCTAATTCAGTAGCATATGGTCAGCAACTTCAAATGTTACAAGCTAATGAAGCAAAAACAATTTATGAAGAGTTGGCAATTACAGATATAAAAAGAGCAGCAGAACTTTTAAATGATTTATATATAGAAAATCAAGATGATGGATTTATATCAATAGAAGTTGATCCAGAGCTTTGCGATGATACACAAGGTACTATTGAAGAAGGGATTAGACTTAATTCTTTAATTAGTTCAGAAAATGTTATGATAAAAGTTCCTGCAACTAATGCAGGATATGAAGCAATGAAAGAATTAACTTCTCAAGGAATTAATGTAAATGCTACATTGATTTTTTCTCCTGAACAAGCAATTTCTTGTGCAAAGGCTTTAGATGAAGGGATAAAACTTTCAAATAAAGATACAAAAGCTGTAATCTCTATTTTTGTTTCAAGATTAGATAGACTATGTGATTCAGAACTTTTTGCAAAAGGATTAAAAAAGGGTCAATTAGGTGTTATGAATGCAACTAAGTGTTACCACGAAATAGAAAAGTTTGAAAACACAAATATCAGAACACTATTCGCTAGTACGGGAGTAAAAGGTGATGATTTAGAAGGTAGTTATTATATTGATAAACTTCTTTATCCAAATTCTGTAAATACAGCTCCACTAGCCACTATTGATGAGTGGTTAGAAAATGGACAAACTGAACCAAGTGAAATCCCATCTGAAGAGGTTTGTGATAAATATTTTAAAACTTTAGCTGATAATAAAATTGATATGAAAAGTAATTATGCAAAACTTTTAGAAGATGGATTAGCAGCTTTTAAAGACTCTTTTAAAGACTTACTTAACAAACTACAAAAAGATTAA
- the serB gene encoding phosphoserine phosphatase SerB: MKLAVFDFDSTLMDGETIDFLAKPLGLEEKVAAITEQAMAGELDFFESLVERVSLLKGLEYSKAVDICKDLPLMPGAFETIAKLKENGYKVVCFSGGFRIGTTPAKEKLKLDADFSNILHEKDGILTGLVGGDMMFGFSKGDMIQRVQSLLGVSKENTLVAGDGANDVSMFPYADKRVAFCGREILKKEANIIVDEKDLTKILEYI; encoded by the coding sequence ATGAAATTAGCAGTTTTTGATTTTGATTCAACACTTATGGATGGTGAAACTATTGACTTTTTAGCAAAACCTTTAGGTTTAGAAGAAAAAGTTGCAGCTATTACAGAACAAGCAATGGCTGGAGAGTTAGATTTTTTTGAATCATTAGTTGAAAGAGTATCTTTACTAAAAGGTTTAGAGTATTCAAAGGCTGTAGATATATGTAAAGATTTACCACTTATGCCAGGAGCTTTTGAAACAATTGCGAAATTAAAAGAGAATGGTTATAAAGTAGTTTGTTTTTCAGGTGGTTTTAGAATTGGTACAACACCAGCAAAAGAAAAATTAAAGCTTGATGCAGATTTTTCTAATATTTTACATGAAAAAGATGGAATATTAACAGGTCTTGTTGGTGGAGATATGATGTTTGGATTTTCAAAAGGGGATATGATTCAAAGAGTTCAATCTTTACTAGGAGTATCAAAAGAGAATACACTTGTTGCGGGGGATGGAGCAAATGATGTCTCTATGTTTCCATATGCAGATAAAAGAGTTGCATTTTGTGGAAGAGAGATTTTGAAAAAAGAAGCTAATATTATTGTTGATGAAAAGGATTTGACTAAAATATTAGAATATATTTAA
- the ruvX gene encoding Holliday junction resolvase RuvX codes for MKLASIDIGLKRIGMAISLHNDIVTPIPAVLRKNRNQASNDVLKVLKEWEIEKLIVGFPSASEDMQKRVKHFTKLLELNIPYEFQEENMSSIEAEELIKGDIKYKRDGRVDSLAAKIILERYLSK; via the coding sequence TTGAAACTTGCATCTATTGATATTGGACTTAAAAGAATAGGTATGGCAATATCCCTACACAATGATATAGTAACCCCTATTCCTGCTGTTTTAAGAAAAAATAGAAATCAAGCTTCAAATGATGTTTTAAAAGTTTTAAAAGAATGGGAAATTGAAAAACTAATTGTCGGCTTTCCAAGTGCAAGTGAAGATATGCAAAAAAGAGTTAAACACTTTACTAAACTATTAGAACTAAATATCCCCTATGAGTTCCAAGAAGAGAATATGAGTTCTATCGAAGCAGAAGAGCTTATTAAAGGCGATATAAAATATAAAAGAGATGGGAGAGTTGATTCTCTTGCTGCTAAAATTATTCTTGAAAGATACTTATCTAAATAG
- the acpS gene encoding holo-ACP synthase has translation MIGIDIASIQRIEKMYEKFGQKAYARFLDEEEIALVKSSSTAAGFWAAKEAASKAIGTGIGRECSFRDIKIKKNKLGAPKLKYSKQIRKKFKIKKSHLSITHDEGIAVAVVYNIKK, from the coding sequence ATGATAGGTATAGATATAGCTTCAATTCAAAGAATTGAAAAGATGTATGAAAAATTTGGCCAAAAGGCATATGCAAGGTTCTTAGATGAAGAAGAGATTGCACTTGTGAAGTCATCAAGTACTGCTGCTGGATTTTGGGCAGCAAAAGAGGCTGCTAGTAAAGCAATAGGTACAGGTATTGGAAGAGAGTGCTCTTTTCGTGATATTAAAATTAAAAAGAATAAATTAGGTGCTCCAAAACTAAAGTATTCAAAGCAGATTAGAAAAAAGTTTAAAATCAAAAAGTCCCATCTATCTATTACTCATGATGAGGGTATAGCTGTAGCAGTGGTATATAATATTAAAAAATAG
- a CDS encoding ABC transporter permease, whose translation MKLFMNKLLYLIIMLFIISLISFLAINLAPNSFFASGELNPNITPESIEQLKAVYGLDKPLYIQFFSWLTALLHLDFGISFASGKMVKEEILDRIPITLTINIISMFLIFVISLYLGIQAALKKDSKLDKFVGQLSLLSFSMPSFYLALLLVMIFSIYFEILPIAGLHSVPNDGSLTYYLDFAWHLILPIFIITFGGIGSLILYIRSLTIEILKSDYIFFAKSRGLSKKTILRYYILPNLYPPVITLLGLSLPGIIGGSVILETIFSIDGMGLLFYQSALSHDYPVIMGILIIGAFLTLLGNMLADLILLKLNPNYDEN comes from the coding sequence ATGAAACTATTTATGAACAAATTATTATATCTTATTATCATGCTTTTTATAATAAGCTTAATATCATTTTTAGCTATCAATCTAGCACCTAATTCTTTTTTTGCTAGTGGAGAGTTGAATCCAAATATTACGCCTGAATCAATTGAACAATTAAAAGCAGTATATGGACTTGATAAACCATTATATATACAATTTTTTTCATGGCTAACTGCTTTATTACATTTAGATTTTGGTATATCTTTTGCAAGTGGGAAAATGGTAAAAGAGGAGATATTAGATAGAATTCCAATTACACTTACCATAAATATTATCTCTATGTTTTTAATTTTTGTTATATCACTATATTTAGGAATACAAGCTGCACTTAAGAAGGATTCAAAACTTGATAAGTTTGTAGGACAATTATCACTTTTAAGTTTTTCAATGCCATCTTTTTACCTTGCTCTATTATTAGTTATGATATTTTCAATCTATTTTGAAATTTTACCAATAGCAGGATTACATTCTGTACCAAATGATGGAAGTTTAACTTACTATTTAGATTTTGCTTGGCATTTAATTTTACCTATTTTTATAATAACATTTGGTGGAATTGGAAGTTTAATTTTATATATTAGGTCTTTAACTATAGAGATACTTAAATCTGATTACATATTTTTTGCAAAATCGAGAGGTTTAAGTAAAAAAACAATATTAAGATATTATATTTTGCCAAATTTATATCCACCGGTAATCACTCTTTTGGGACTTTCTTTACCGGGAATTATTGGTGGTAGTGTAATTTTAGAAACTATCTTTTCTATTGATGGAATGGGTTTATTATTTTATCAAAGTGCTTTAAGTCATGATTATCCAGTTATTATGGGAATATTAATAATTGGTGCTTTTTTAACACTTTTAGGAAATATGTTAGCAGATTTAATTCTGCTAAAACTAAACCCTAATTATGATGAAAACTAG
- the panC gene encoding pantoate--beta-alanine ligase: MKILKTIEELQEVRKNILGTVGFVPTMGALHDGHISLIKQARNENDTVFVSIFVNPTQFLPGEDLDAYPRREEADKKICEMCKVDYLFMPEINSMYTEEEVLIKAPNKSYMLEGKARPGHFDGVLQVVLKLFGLVQPTNAYFGKKDAQQLSLIQQMVKNLFLPINIVPCAIVRESDGLAKSSRNVYLTPEQRKDALLISKSLYSAANLIGKKETNIETIKNRMYEVMEPLDVEYIEIVSREFDKLKSIEIGNTIILVVARFGNTRLLDNIWL, encoded by the coding sequence TTGAAGATTTTAAAAACTATTGAAGAACTACAAGAGGTTCGAAAAAATATTTTAGGAACTGTTGGTTTTGTTCCTACAATGGGAGCTCTACATGATGGACATATCTCATTAATAAAACAAGCTAGAAATGAAAATGACACAGTATTTGTATCTATTTTTGTAAATCCCACTCAGTTTTTACCAGGTGAGGATTTAGATGCTTATCCAAGACGTGAAGAAGCAGATAAAAAAATATGTGAAATGTGTAAAGTTGATTATCTTTTTATGCCAGAAATCAACTCTATGTATACAGAAGAAGAGGTATTAATTAAGGCTCCAAATAAAAGCTATATGTTGGAAGGAAAAGCAAGACCAGGACACTTTGATGGTGTTTTACAAGTTGTTCTTAAACTCTTTGGATTAGTACAACCAACAAATGCCTACTTTGGGAAAAAAGATGCACAACAACTTTCATTAATTCAACAAATGGTAAAAAATCTATTTTTACCAATTAATATTGTACCTTGTGCTATTGTAAGAGAGAGTGATGGCTTAGCAAAAAGTTCAAGAAATGTTTATCTTACACCTGAACAAAGAAAAGATGCTTTACTTATCTCAAAATCTCTATACTCAGCAGCAAACTTAATAGGTAAAAAAGAAACCAATATTGAAACTATAAAAAATAGAATGTATGAAGTTATGGAACCTTTAGATGTAGAATATATAGAGATTGTAAGTAGAGAGTTTGATAAGTTAAAAAGTATAGAGATAGGAAATACAATCATTTTAGTTGTGGCAAGATTTGGTAATACTAGACTTCTTGACAATATTTGGTTATAA
- the rimO gene encoding 30S ribosomal protein S12 methylthiotransferase RimO, with product MKFSENKPSKSLHLVSLGCTKNLVDSEIMLGKLKEYKITNEPENADVIIVNTCGFIDSAKEESINTILTLHDERKEESVLVMAGCLSERYKEELQKELPEIDIFTGVGDYDKIDKLVEEKRSFFTDEVFLLNEENDRVITGSSYHAYIKLSEGCNQSCSFCAIPSFKGKLHSRTLESLVKEVKNLVKNGYTDFSFVSQDSSSYLRDLNIKDGLEKLIEEVEKIEGVKTARILYLYPSTTTLSLIEKIKNSDIFENYFDMPLQHISANLLKIMKRGKGVEKLKELMDAMRKVPNSFVRTTFIVGHPGETQEDFEELCKYVKEYKFDRANVFSYSDEEGTSAYDRIDKIPQELIDSRAEILGEIISETTNNSLENEIGKEFEVYIDGESDEHEYLLSARKTTWAPDIDGEIYINDNELYDEKNPKQLEFGKIYRVKITELAGDKLLATVIK from the coding sequence ATGAAATTTAGTGAAAATAAACCTTCAAAATCACTACACTTAGTAAGTCTTGGTTGTACAAAAAATCTTGTAGATTCTGAGATAATGTTAGGAAAATTAAAAGAGTATAAAATTACTAATGAACCAGAAAATGCTGATGTAATTATTGTAAATACCTGTGGATTTATAGATAGTGCAAAAGAAGAGAGCATAAATACAATTTTAACACTTCATGATGAAAGAAAAGAAGAATCTGTTTTAGTTATGGCTGGATGCTTAAGTGAGAGATACAAAGAGGAGTTGCAAAAAGAACTTCCAGAAATTGATATCTTTACAGGTGTTGGAGATTATGACAAAATTGATAAACTTGTAGAAGAAAAAAGAAGTTTTTTTACCGATGAAGTTTTTTTATTAAATGAAGAGAATGATAGAGTTATTACAGGATCTTCATATCATGCATACATAAAACTAAGCGAAGGGTGTAATCAAAGTTGTTCATTTTGTGCTATTCCAAGCTTCAAAGGGAAGCTTCATTCAAGAACACTTGAATCTTTAGTTAAAGAGGTTAAAAATCTAGTTAAAAATGGTTATACAGATTTTTCTTTTGTTTCGCAAGATTCTTCATCTTATTTAAGAGATTTAAACATAAAAGATGGACTTGAAAAACTAATAGAAGAGGTTGAAAAAATTGAAGGGGTAAAAACGGCTAGAATACTTTATTTATACCCCTCAACTACAACTTTAAGTTTGATTGAAAAAATAAAAAATTCAGATATATTTGAAAACTATTTTGATATGCCTTTACAACATATTTCAGCCAATCTTCTTAAAATTATGAAAAGAGGTAAAGGTGTTGAGAAGCTAAAAGAATTAATGGATGCTATGAGAAAAGTTCCAAATAGTTTTGTTAGAACTACTTTTATAGTTGGTCACCCGGGGGAAACACAAGAAGATTTTGAAGAACTTTGTAAATATGTAAAAGAGTATAAATTTGATAGAGCAAATGTATTTTCTTATTCTGATGAAGAGGGGACTAGTGCTTATGATAGAATTGATAAGATTCCACAAGAACTTATAGATTCAAGAGCAGAGATATTAGGTGAAATTATCTCTGAAACTACAAATAACTCTTTAGAAAATGAAATTGGAAAAGAGTTTGAAGTTTACATTGATGGAGAAAGTGATGAACATGAATATCTATTAAGTGCAAGAAAAACAACTTGGGCACCAGATATTGATGGAGAAATCTACATTAATGATAATGAATTGTATGATGAAAAAAATCCAAAACAATTAGAATTTGGAAAAATTTATAGAGTAAAAATAACAGAACTTGCTGGAGATAAACTTTTAGCTACTGTTATAAAATAA
- the tilS gene encoding tRNA lysidine(34) synthetase TilS, whose protein sequence is MNLNFKKIDTKRNLLAFSAGVDSTALFFLLLEKKIPFDIAIVNYNQREQSKAEVEYAKELANRYEKKIYIKDVKLNNISNFEKKARDIRYDFFEQLIKENNYETLITAHQLNDKLEWFLMQLSRGAGLLELIAFDKITQKDSYKIYRPLLDITKIQLQEYLDKKNIQYFIDITNFDEKYKRNYFRKNFSNKFLDEFQEGIKRSFEYLKNDIESLSIKEIPVYKEKDLEVFENLNDNNLNIRLVDLSLKKRGILLSKAQRDEILKQKKLVISHKISISITPKYIFISPYELCTMDKNFKEKCRLAKIPKNIRAYIFKENILEVFELII, encoded by the coding sequence ATGAATCTAAATTTCAAAAAAATCGATACCAAAAGAAATCTATTAGCATTTTCTGCTGGTGTTGATTCAACTGCACTATTCTTCCTGCTTTTAGAAAAAAAGATCCCTTTTGATATAGCAATTGTAAATTACAATCAAAGAGAGCAATCAAAAGCTGAAGTTGAATATGCGAAAGAATTAGCAAATAGATATGAAAAAAAGATTTATATAAAAGATGTAAAACTAAACAATATTTCAAATTTTGAAAAAAAAGCTAGAGATATTAGATATGATTTTTTTGAACAATTAATAAAAGAAAACAATTATGAAACTCTTATAACTGCCCATCAATTAAATGATAAACTTGAATGGTTTCTAATGCAGTTAAGTCGTGGAGCAGGACTTCTTGAACTTATAGCTTTTGATAAAATAACACAAAAAGATTCATACAAAATATATAGACCTCTTTTAGATATTACAAAAATACAACTGCAAGAATATCTAGATAAAAAAAATATACAATACTTTATAGATATTACAAACTTTGATGAAAAATATAAAAGAAACTATTTTAGAAAAAACTTTTCAAATAAGTTCTTAGATGAATTTCAAGAGGGAATAAAAAGAAGTTTTGAATATCTGAAAAATGATATAGAATCTTTAAGTATTAAAGAGATTCCTGTATATAAAGAAAAAGACTTAGAAGTATTTGAGAACCTAAATGACAATAACCTAAATATAAGGCTTGTAGATTTAAGTTTAAAAAAAAGAGGTATTCTTTTAAGTAAAGCTCAAAGAGATGAGATATTAAAACAAAAAAAATTAGTTATTTCCCACAAAATTTCAATAAGTATAACTCCAAAATATATTTTTATATCACCTTATGAACTTTGTACTATGGATAAAAATTTTAAAGAAAAATGTAGATTGGCAAAGATACCAAAAAATATTAGAGCTTATATTTTTAAAGAAAATATATTAGAAGTATTTGAGTTAATTATTTAA
- the fliS gene encoding flagellar export chaperone FliS — protein sequence MGIEAYQQQNAVSDDPYLLILKLYEGLLKYLSFVKSSMESGDIETKFKYINKSVAIFDELRNVLDFEGGDVSYYLDGLYLYQIETLFGAGIDDNINSVNQVMKVVQGLIDAWKEETGL from the coding sequence ATGGGAATTGAAGCATATCAACAGCAAAATGCAGTGTCTGATGATCCATATTTATTAATATTAAAGCTATATGAAGGCTTACTAAAATATCTTTCTTTTGTAAAATCTTCAATGGAAAGTGGCGATATTGAAACAAAGTTTAAATATATAAATAAATCAGTAGCAATTTTTGATGAACTTAGAAATGTACTAGATTTTGAAGGTGGAGATGTATCTTACTATTTAGATGGTTTATATCTTTATCAAATTGAAACTTTATTCGGTGCTGGAATTGACGATAATATTAATTCAGTAAATCAAGTAATGAAAGTTGTACAAGGTTTAATCGACGCATGGAAAGAGGAAACTGGTCTATAA
- a CDS encoding flagellar basal body L-ring protein FlgH, protein MQIKYIFLSLIPFLLVGCVSQNPEIEFSKPKEQVPKAQPVVRKNKGSLYSIKGPSLFADKKDLQIGDILQVKIDESLSSNTNNKRETSSDRSNSFGGGVATAGTEGGFAERLANKINPFTDLGFETNSAIDNKGEVKTKLSEDFATTVSAIIQEVYQNGNYFIKATKEMLIDGQKQSLILTGVIRPYDITADNSVSSSQIANLKILYSKDGQEQNVMQIPWGLSIIQMFWPF, encoded by the coding sequence ATGCAAATTAAATATATATTTTTATCTCTTATCCCTTTTCTTCTAGTTGGGTGTGTATCACAAAACCCAGAAATAGAATTTTCTAAACCCAAAGAACAAGTACCTAAAGCACAACCAGTTGTTAGAAAAAATAAAGGTTCCTTATATTCTATAAAAGGACCATCTTTATTTGCAGATAAAAAAGATTTACAAATTGGAGATATTTTACAAGTTAAGATTGATGAATCTTTATCTTCTAATACAAATAACAAAAGAGAAACTAGTTCAGATAGAAGTAATTCATTTGGTGGAGGAGTTGCTACCGCAGGTACAGAAGGTGGTTTCGCTGAGAGGTTAGCAAACAAAATAAATCCTTTTACTGATTTAGGTTTTGAAACAAATTCTGCAATAGACAATAAAGGTGAAGTAAAAACTAAGCTGAGTGAAGATTTTGCAACGACAGTTTCTGCTATTATTCAAGAAGTATATCAAAATGGAAACTATTTTATTAAAGCTACAAAAGAGATGTTAATAGATGGACAAAAACAATCTTTAATTCTAACAGGAGTAATCAGACCATATGATATTACAGCTGATAATTCTGTTTCATCTTCTCAGATAGCAAATTTAAAAATTCTTTATTCAAAAGATGGACAAGAACAAAATGTTATGCAAATACCTTGGGGATTAAGTATTATTCAAATGTTTTGGCCATTTTAG
- the fliL gene encoding flagellar basal body-associated FliL family protein: MADENEEVKQSGGGKGLIIVLVVLVVILLAAVGIGGYLLVSSGVLNGQNQNGQEQVQKQESTNSNETYKTSINDLVLNITNAKGREKLMKLSFSIKSTEPTIEAIVEEYKPEIVDSVIAQISSRSSEELLTVGGKALLKEELLDDINSIINEVTSNNDDIQKNNVKQILFTSFVIK; encoded by the coding sequence ATGGCTGATGAAAATGAAGAAGTAAAACAATCTGGTGGAGGAAAAGGTTTAATTATTGTACTTGTTGTATTAGTTGTAATACTTTTAGCAGCAGTTGGTATTGGAGGGTATTTATTAGTTTCTAGTGGTGTGTTAAATGGTCAAAATCAAAATGGTCAAGAACAAGTACAAAAGCAAGAAAGTACTAATTCAAATGAAACTTATAAAACAAGTATAAATGATTTAGTTTTAAATATTACAAACGCAAAAGGTAGAGAAAAATTGATGAAATTATCATTCTCTATAAAAAGTACAGAACCTACAATTGAAGCAATTGTTGAGGAGTATAAACCAGAAATTGTTGATTCAGTTATAGCACAAATTAGTTCTAGAAGTTCAGAAGAACTTTTAACTGTAGGTGGAAAAGCACTTTTAAAAGAAGAATTACTAGATGATATTAATTCAATTATAAATGAAGTTACTTCAAATAATGATGATATCCAAAAGAATAATGTTAAACAAATATTGTTTACTTCATTTGTAATAAAATAG
- a CDS encoding flagellar biosynthetic protein FliQ: MDLIGIAESTVKIILILGLPSLIVSMVIGLVISIFQAVTQVSDASLSFVPKIIFVSVFVLISLPWIGDNIETYTKDLWDLILVFGQ; encoded by the coding sequence ATGGATTTAATAGGAATTGCAGAAAGCACAGTTAAAATCATTCTAATTTTAGGATTACCTTCATTAATTGTTAGTATGGTAATTGGATTAGTGATTTCAATATTTCAAGCTGTTACACAAGTTTCAGATGCATCTTTATCTTTTGTTCCTAAAATTATATTTGTATCAGTATTTGTTCTTATATCTTTACCTTGGATTGGAGATAACATTGAGACATATACAAAAGATTTATGGGATTTGATTTTGGTTTTTGGACAATAA
- a CDS encoding flagellar basal body P-ring protein FlgI encodes MRFLITLIFIVNSVFAVTIKDISNIVGIRDNQLIGYGLVVGLAGTGDKSQFTMQSLQNLLRNSYIKIPTSSIKSKNIAAVMVTAELPPFSRQGDKIKIKVSAIGDAKSIDHGELLLTQLKAVDGQVYALAQGTIVADAKNNTTGFIYDGATIENEVDYSLQNENSITLSLLKNDAKQAYEIEKRINETFGARLAMATDTRTVEVKKPRNISTVKFISDVQSIQLDSDFKKKIIIDMQRETIIAGADIQIDPVTVARENFTIRIKKSALNEKEWDDPQQNPGRDIGDDVKLDNKPVAVNIDNTLLNSKSTPTVSDLVRAMKVMQLPMTDIIDTIKMIKELGALNVELEIRG; translated from the coding sequence TTGAGATTTCTTATAACGTTAATTTTCATTGTTAATTCAGTTTTTGCTGTAACAATAAAAGATATATCAAATATTGTAGGAATAAGAGATAACCAACTTATTGGTTATGGACTTGTAGTTGGACTTGCAGGAACTGGTGATAAATCACAGTTTACAATGCAAAGTTTACAAAATTTACTTAGAAATTCATATATTAAAATTCCTACATCATCGATTAAATCAAAAAATATAGCAGCAGTTATGGTCACTGCTGAATTACCTCCTTTTTCAAGACAAGGTGATAAAATAAAAATTAAAGTTTCAGCAATTGGTGATGCAAAATCAATAGACCATGGAGAGTTACTTTTAACTCAATTAAAAGCTGTTGATGGTCAAGTCTATGCTTTAGCTCAGGGAACTATCGTTGCCGATGCAAAAAACAATACTACAGGTTTTATTTATGATGGAGCTACTATAGAAAATGAAGTAGATTACTCTTTACAAAATGAAAACTCTATAACTTTAAGTCTCTTAAAAAATGATGCTAAACAAGCCTATGAGATTGAAAAAAGGATAAATGAAACTTTTGGTGCAAGACTAGCTATGGCTACAGATACAAGAACTGTGGAAGTTAAAAAACCTCGAAATATTTCAACTGTAAAATTTATATCTGATGTTCAAAGTATCCAATTAGATTCTGATTTTAAAAAGAAAATTATTATAGATATGCAAAGAGAAACAATAATTGCTGGAGCTGATATTCAGATTGATCCAGTAACTGTTGCAAGAGAAAATTTTACTATTAGAATAAAAAAATCTGCATTAAATGAAAAAGAATGGGATGATCCACAACAAAACCCAGGTAGAGATATTGGTGATGATGTAAAACTTGATAATAAGCCAGTTGCTGTTAATATTGACAATACTCTTTTAAATAGTAAAAGCACTCCAACAGTATCTGATTTAGTTAGAGCAATGAAAGTTATGCAACTTCCTATGACAGATATTATTGATACTATTAAAATGATAAAAGAATTAGGTGCATTAAACGTTGAATTGGAAATAAGAGGATAA